TCTCATCGCCGTGTCCGactgctgctgtgatgttctctttatgtttaatgcAGATGTAACGGGACTCAAACCTTCAATGCGAAGCAGAAAATTATCAACGTTCAGCTTTTGTCTCGTCAGGCCACGGGATGTTCTCCCAGAAGTCTCGGAGATGATCCAGATGTTTTCACTAGCCCGGTGTTCTGGCCTTAGTCACCTCGTAGACTAACCTACATGTTCCTTCCTTCAAAGGTGGAGCAGTGTGCGAACAGGCTGAAGAACATGAAGCTCGAAGCTGCTCTTCAGGAACTGTCAGATCTGTGTCCGAACAGGATCCAGAGGTAGGTCTGTGGCTCGCTGTCGTGTGTGTAACATGCAGAGCAGGTCTTTATCGAGAAGCTTTCCCTGCTGTGACCAGGTTGGATTCATGAACCAGTCCTTGGGATGCGGCTCCCTCCAAGCTTTTCACTTTATTTACTGAGTGCACAATGAAAATGTGTGTAGCCCGACTTCATTCCCACAGTAGACCAGGGATGGGCAACTACATGAATGAAGTCCTCTCAGCATGCAAATGGTGAAATTCTGTGTGGATGTCAGTTTCTGCCACAGTCTGcagtggggtgtgtgtgtgtgtgtgtgtgtgtgtgtgtgttttaggcAGCTGAGCATCAAGGACGGCCAGTGTTTCGTTCCCAGTCAGCCCAGGCTGGAGTGGATCTGTCTCAAAGTGCTGGGGGCCGCTCGGCTGATGAGCTGCACGCTGAGTCGCTGCAGCAGAGCTTTCACGTATCCTTCTGTGAGGCCGTTCTGTTCTCAGACTCGGCATCGATCTCCACGTGAACGACGTGCGGATGTCTCCATCTGAACCAAGTCTGACTTTCGTGCTCTCTGCATGTCGCCTCGCAGGTTTCCCCTTAACAGCTGCTTGTTTCAGACTCTCAAAGCAGCAGATGAAGTGGGAGGAGTTTGTCATCCTGAACGTGGTGATAACCAGCATGCTCAGCCGTCTGTGGTCAGGACATTTTCTGCAGCATACGTGCatttagagagagagagcactaAGTCTGCAGAAAGTGTGAACACGTTGTATTTCGTGCGTTCTCAGGGTGATTTTCCGTGGCGTGCTGCTCGCCCTGTCCGGCCTCTACCGGCAGCTCCTGGAGCTTCTCGGAGACGTAGCCCGAGCCCAGCCCATGCCCTTCCTCACAGACTTCTCCCTGCCAGCTGATCTGGCTCAGTTCCTCGGTTCCTCTGATGCTTTGTTATTGACCAAGCATCCGGCGCACAGCAGAGCGCGGCAGGAAAAGAAGCAGGCGGCGAAGAAACTTCCAGCTGAAGCCAAGAAGACCTGCACGCAGAAAAGAAAGCTCAAAGAAGACCTCGGCGTTGCAGTTAAAAGAGGTAGTCTGCATTCATGCACTGTTTTTCCCAAAGCAAACATGACCTCAGTGAAACGTGAACATCCCCACTTACATCCCTGATATTTCTCCAGGCGTCGGCCTCGGAGCAGACAGGAAGTCTTTTTTCAAGCTCTGCAGGACTTTCACAGAGGTATGTGAGCATGCACGTGACTCGTTTCTACTTTGACTCTTTCTAATGTTCACGTATTTAACTACTTCTTCTTGCTACTCGAGGGCAAGTCGACGCCCAAACAAATGTGCAGAGCTGACAGGAGACACGAGTTCCAGAAACAGGTGAGAGAAGCTGCTTCTTTCTCACACATGGAGATCCGTGTAGACGAGATGATTCGCTGGTGCAAATCCCAGAGGATGGGAAAGGAAAAACGCCTTTTAACATTCCTGCGTTTAAAGTGCCGGCAGATGAAATGCCTGGAGGCAGCGGGCTACAAGTAAGAGCGACACTTTCTCAGGAAGTCTTCCTTTAGCGTTCTGCAGAGGTGCTCATGTTCTCTCTTCTCGTCCTTCAGCGTCCAGAGGAAGCTGCAAACCTTCAAAAAGGAAGCTTGCTGGGCTTCATCTCCAGAAGGATCAGCGCCAAAGACCTTACGTTCGCTCGCCTCAAGGAGGAGAAGCGTCCACGGGATAATTTGTTTTCATAGCCTCAGGAGGCGGTTTATGATGAGAGGCGGCGTAAAAAGGAAAGAGCAGGCGGGACGACAGAGACGAGCTCGACTTAGCGGGGACGACCAGAGAAGCAGGACCGCACGAGAGGCGACGCATCAGAGCACAGACTCTGACACTCACAATGACATCGATGACATTTTTGCCTCTGCAGGTCTGTGAAGCCTGAAAGCACCGATTTAACGTCACAGACAGACGAACAGTCTGACGTTTAGAAGCAGAAGCTCAGCTTTAAGTTCATCAGGCGGCGTTTTTAATCACTGTGCTCGAGATTTTTAGagagtttaatgtttttctcatTAAAAGCTATAAAGCATGGAAACAACTGAAATTAACCCAATGAACCCAACCCAGTATTAGACGGTGCACCTGATACAGTGAGTGTATGAAATCAAATGtaatagaaaataaattaaCTGATGGAGCTGAAATATGAGCGTGTGAGTAGAATACTTATTTATTGAGCATGCAGACTGAAGCCTGTGCTTATGGTTTGAAGCAGACTTCAGCTCCTGTCGGTCTTTACTGAAGCATGCACGCAGTGACTGCATGTTTATGTGCTTCTTCTGTCTGAAGTTTTTTCTTCTGCAAAGGAAATTAAAATCCATTTGTGCAGctgtgccagtttttaaatcagaatAACATTAGAAGTCACGCACTACAGATCTGAACGAGGCTTTTACAGTAGTTGGTGACACCAGCTTAGCCTTTTGTACCAGTGTATTTGGCTCCCCCTGGTGGACTCGAGGATCAGCGCACCGACAAATTCCAGGCTCGATTGATCTTTGGGAATACAGAGTGATTCTTTCATCCTACGGCCTGTGACTGAAGCAGCGTGAGACGGCTCAGGTGTCAGCAGGAATGAGTGTGTGCTGGAGGCGTCTCAGAGCCTGCAGTGGCTTCTGTTAGCAGGCAGACGGGCACCGGCCCTGTTCTGAGACCATGCAGGGATCTACTGTAGCGGCTGGCACAGAACACTGTGCACCAGATTAGGAGCTaaaaggtttgttttgttacagccaCTATGTTTCATCATCACCTGCCAAAGAAGATGGAGTCGTCTCATCTGCACCAACGCTGCAGCTTTTATCTCCGTCAGAGCTTCACTGGGCTGAGTTACAGTCAAACATATATTTAAATACAATACTTAACTTTGTGTTTGTCAAGGTCCACTCTGTTATTTTTCACACCCTGGAGGTGAGGAAGAGGTGCAGGAGTAAAAACATGGTCTGCATCATGTATGAGGACACAGAAACTCTGAGCTGAGGCAGAAGGTTAGTGTTGATTCAACTTGTctcatttatcatttaaataaaCACTAATATTTCTGTAATATTAGGAAACTTTTTCCTGTTCACCAAAATCACCACACAGGTCTGCTGGACTTCTTAAATGTAATATCAATAACCTTGGACTAATGCTCCGTATATCACAATAAAGACAAatgttaataaataataataataaaaaatacaaccTACGTCAGAAGCATTAAAGCACATTTAGGTCTGTgagtattttgttgtatttctttGCGCTTTTGCCTTTTTACTGAGCAGTCCCGGATCACGAGAGCGCCTCTCCTGCTGATGGTCTTCAGTTCTCCCTGCAGACGTGTCTTTGTGCCGACCAGTAACGTTCACTTCGGTCTTTGGAGGTCGGTCTACATCAGGAGTGACACATGTTTGAGGTCTTTGTCACGTTGGAAGACAAAGCAACGACCCAGACCCAGTTTTGCTGCCGAGTGTTTTCTCCATGATTCTTTCTCCTTGACGAGATTCCCAGTTCCAGATGCACAATACTCCCACCGCTGTGTTTCAGTGTGGGGACGGTTTTCTTTGGACTCCTTCCTTCTTTGTCGAGACATAAGCAGCGTCTCTAGTTTCATCTCAGCTGACCTAAGCTTGTGCTTTAGGTCTACTTGATCTTTCTCCGGGCTTCCTTCTGTTTCTCGAGTCTAAACTGGTTTCTTTAGTTTTTGATGTGACGGCTCAAACCCTCGCTGAGTCTAAACTGGGAGATGACCCTCAGTTTAGACTTGATTTTACAGCTTTGAGCGATTCTGTGATTGAGTGCAAAGATCAAAAGTGTGGAGTGAAGTTTTTCACTTGCATGTTAGCTGGTTACAGCTACACTCAGCATGCATGTGAAGGCTTAACATCAAAATAAACGGGAGCACAAACCTCGAGTCTGGGTC
This DNA window, taken from Oreochromis niloticus isolate F11D_XX linkage group LG16, O_niloticus_UMD_NMBU, whole genome shotgun sequence, encodes the following:
- the rmp64 gene encoding nucleolus and neural progenitor protein isoform X1 codes for the protein MAVELWNRVNVPFPSAVSAVRVPFTAQTAADVETLLTESENVLKLVRSEILQTEVRLLYELLYVLNNSSRGNKTFKALKQVEQCANRLKNMKLEAALQELSDLCPNRIQRQLSIKDGQCFVPSQPRLEWICLKVLGAARLMSCTLSRCSRAFTLSKQQMKWEEFVILNVVITSMLSRLWVIFRGVLLALSGLYRQLLELLGDVARAQPMPFLTDFSLPADLAQFLGSSDALLLTKHPAHSRARQEKKQAAKKLPAEAKKTCTQKRKLKEDLGVAVKRGVGLGADRKSFFKLCRTFTEGKSTPKQMCRADRRHEFQKQVREAASFSHMEIRVDEMIRWCKSQRMGKEKRLLTFLRLKCRQMKCLEAAGYNVQRKLQTFKKEACWASSPEGSAPKTLRSLASRRRSVHGIICFHSLRRRFMMRGGVKRKEQAGRQRRARLSGDDQRSRTAREATHQSTDSDTHNDIDDIFASAGL
- the rmp64 gene encoding nucleolus and neural progenitor protein isoform X2, producing MAVELWNRVNVPFPSAVSAVRVPFTAQTAADVETLLTESENVLKLVRSEILQTEVRLLYELLYVLNNSSRGNKTFKALKQVEQCANRLKNMKLEAALQELSDLCPNRIQRQLSIKDGQCFVPSQPRLEWICLKVLGAARLMSCTLSRCSRAFTLSKQQMKWEEFVILNVVITSMLSRLWVIFRGVLLALSGLYRQLLELLGDVARAQPMPFLTDFSLPADLAQFLGSSDALLLTKHPAHSRARQEKKQAAKKLPAEAKKTCTQKRKLKEDLGVAVKRGVGLGADRKSFFKLCRTFTESTPKQMCRADRRHEFQKQVREAASFSHMEIRVDEMIRWCKSQRMGKEKRLLTFLRLKCRQMKCLEAAGYNVQRKLQTFKKEACWASSPEGSAPKTLRSLASRRRSVHGIICFHSLRRRFMMRGGVKRKEQAGRQRRARLSGDDQRSRTAREATHQSTDSDTHNDIDDIFASAGL